One Silene latifolia isolate original U9 population chromosome 4, ASM4854445v1, whole genome shotgun sequence DNA segment encodes these proteins:
- the LOC141653738 gene encoding DCD domain-containing protein NRP-B-like, which produces METNNNNNQQSFWQFSDQLRLHSSNLANLSLNDSIWSVNSYGVKKTEDRRNFDIRVGGDVSSDKGSFVTDKINMNMNITPPPLHQVNADFNNDSWKIGSGFGSGINLNGGFNKGVYSKGAINNNNLYNNYNYSNNINNNVNMGFKGHKNESYMKREEEHGMILEGKHGKKNKEVKKENYNNYNKEKNNNNNNDDNNGKSGVDKRFKTLPPSESLPRNETVGGYIFVCNNDTMEENLKRQLFGLPPRYRDSVRQITPGLPLFLYNYSTHQLHGIYEASSFGGTNIDPMAWEDKKNPGESRFPAQVRVHTRKLCEPLDEDAFRPILHHYDGPKFRLELSVPEALSLLDIFDEGDA; this is translated from the exons ATGgagaccaacaacaacaacaatcagcagTCATTCTGGCAGTTCAGTGATCAGCTTCGTCTTCACTCTTCAAACTTGGCTAATCTCTCTCTTAACGATTCAATATGGAGTGTTAATTCATACGGTGTTAAGAAGACCGAAGATCGCCGTAATTTCGACATCAGGGTTGGTGGTGATGTCTCCTCCGACAAGGGTAGTTTCGTCACTGATAAAATCAACATGAACATGAACATtactcctcctcctcttcatcaagtcAACGCTGACTTCAACAATGATTCTTGGAAGATCGGATCCGGGTTCGGGTCCGGGATTAATTTAAATGGTGGTTTTAACAAAGGGGTTTATTCCAAGGGTGctatcaataataataatttatataataattataattatagtaataatattaataataatgtaaATATGGGGTTTAAAGGGCATAAGAATGAGTCTTATATGAAGAGGGAAGAAGAGCATGGGATGATATTAGAAGGGAAGCATGGGAAGAAGAATAAGGAGGTGAAAAAAGagaattataataattataataaggaaaagaataacaataataacaatgatgATAATAATGGAAAGAGTGGAGTTGATAAAAGGTTCAAGACATTGCCACCTTCAGAATCACTCCCAAGAAATGAGACCGTCGGTGGTTATATCTTTGTTTGCAATAATGATACCATGGAAGAAAACCTCAAGAGACAACTCTTCG GTTTGCCACCACGTTACCGCGATTCAGTGAGACAGATAACCCCAGGGTTACCTCTTTTCCTTTACAACTACTCCACCCACCAGCTCCATGGCATATATGAG GCTTCCAGTTTCGGTGGAACAAACATTGATCCAATGGCCTGGGAGGACAAAAAGAATCCTGGTGAATCTCGATTTCCTGCTCAG GTGAGAGTCCACACTAGGAAGCTCTGTGAGCCATTAGACGAAGATGCCTTCAGGCCAATCCTTCACCACTATGACGGTCCCAAGTTCCGCCTTGAGTTAAGCGTTCCTGAG GCTCTTTCACTTCTCGATATTTTCGATGAGGGCGATGCTTGA